One Etheostoma cragini isolate CJK2018 chromosome 6, CSU_Ecrag_1.0, whole genome shotgun sequence DNA window includes the following coding sequences:
- the ncam3 gene encoding neural cell adhesion molecule 1 isoform X2, with protein MKNQSALTLKMALLLLLLHGTDAKMDIITSKQDVLVGEEILLLCKAGGEGDITWLKDGEEIDEDKVSKVDETSSKLVIKNTKMEDMGRYTCACEFENGHKDDIATQLFVYEGPSFGSTTTYHEFLEGTDGVVPCLATGQPAVDVHWLRDKEDISTNVGRRVRQMPDNTVFIEKVKREDAGTYLCQAQIRGRPIYKQLSVSVVVNAPPSVHLKEEVKKVMAGPETNVSLLCLVDGLPKPNITWTMPMMFDPSHHQFNSDRSQLTIKSVARADYGEYICTATNKIAESSATIMLHVYEAPEVFVSAEHQSVLVGKRVSVSCNVSGHPQPEQHWINKHNGRTLDSASGRVRVNDGVLVIDEIVPSDGGLYSCMAVSASGNASRDVAIHTQPGPPLYLSVSTGPTSVIFSLKTPPISGGTPITSFVLQWRQSATEQWKEITVPVSDPLAITTLKPYTLYTVRLAALNAVGVGQFSDTNTVQTQGIQGEPDSPVLSPDKMKVEGNSFYVPLEQFDDGGSPLLHFDVRYRQDKEKTEWKDMQLSSDADSVSLQDLSYGSDYRLEVSAVNANGSSIPAVFNFTIAEQPVSSRSMTKGSVAGIVMVIFLVVFLVVDATCCYRNRCGLLMSIAVKIFGQKVPGLQMLEDVEGTTNGEVKLKGISTPRGSVQHAVVQTKDKGLLTEITCDKAPLTKHEKNLPGRDLHTVDA; from the exons ATGAAGAACCAATCAGCTCTCACCCTAAAGATGGccttgttgctgctgctgctgcacggCACAG ATGCAAAGATGGACATTATTACCAGTAAGCAAGATGTTTTGGTGGGAGAAGAGATCTTACTGTTGTGTAAAG CTGGGGGAGAGGGAGACATAACATGGCTTAAAGATGGGGAAGAAATCGATGAAGACAAGGTGTCAAAGGTGGATGAGACTTCCTCTAAATTAGTCATTAAGAACACTAAGATGGAGGATATGGGGAGATATACGTGTGCCTGTGAGTTCGAAAATGGACACAAAGATGACATTGCGACACAGCTGTTTGTTTATG AGGGTCCATCATTTGGAAGCACCACCACCTATCATGAGTTTCTGGAGGGCACAGATGGTGTGGTGCCATGCCTGGCGACTGGCCAGCCAGCGGTGGACGTGCACTGGCTCAGAGACAAAGAAGACATCTCAACAAATG TCGGAAGGCGTGTGCGTCAGATGCCTGATAACACAGTCTTCATTGAAAAAGTGAAGAGAGAGGATGCTGGGACATACTTGTGTCAGGCCCAAATCAGAGGAAGGCCCATCTATAAGCAACTCTCCGTCTCTGTTGTCGTCAATG ctcctccttCCGTGCATCTGAAAGAAgaagtgaaaaaagtgatggCTGGACCAGAAACCAACGTTTCCTTGCTGTGTTTGGTTGACGGTCTACCAAAACCCAACATCACCTGGACCAT GCCGATGATGTTTGACCCTTCACATCATCAGTTCAACTCAGACCGCAGCCAGTTGACTATAAAGTCTGTTGCCAGGGCCGACTACGGAGAGTACATCTGCACCGCCACCAACAAGATCGCTGAGAGCAGTGCTACCATTATGCTTCATGTTTATG AGGCCCCAGAGGTGTTTGTGTCAGCAGAGCATCAGAGTGTATTAGTGGGCAAGCGTGTATCTGTGTCATGTAACGTCTCTGGCCATCCTCAGCCTGAACAACACTGGATCAACAAGCACAATGGACGCACACTG GACTCTGCCTCTGGTCGCGTCCGTGTTAATGATGGTGTGTTGGTGATTGATGAGATAGTGCCCTCTGATGGCGGACTGTATTCCTGCATGGCTGTCAGCGCCTCTGGAAATGCATCAAGAGACGTTGCAATACACA CCCAGCCCGGTCCGCCACTCTACCTGTCAGTTTCCACTGGACCAACCTCAGTCATCTTCTCCCTTAAAACCCCTCCCATCAGTGGAGGGACACCAATCACTAGTTTTGTCCTGCAGTGGAGGCAAAGTGCCACAGAACAGTGGAAAGAGATTACAGTCCCAGTTTCAG atccCCTAGCTATCACCACCCTCAAGCCATACACGTTGTACACAGTACGATTGGCTGCCTTGAATGCAGTGGGAGTGGGACAGTTCTCAGACACAAACACCGTCCAAACCCAGGGAATAC AGG GTGAACCAGACAGTCCAGTTTTGTCGCCGGATAAGATGAAAGTAGAGGGAAACTCTTTCTATGTCCCTCTTGAACAGTTTGATGATGGTGGATCTCCTCTGCTGCACTTCGACGTACGATACAGACAG GATAAAGAGAAGACTGAGTGGAAAGACATGCAGCTGTCGTCTGATGCTGACTCTGTCTCCCTTCAAGACCTGTCCTACGGATCAGACTATAGACTGGAAGTCTCAGCGGTCAACGCTAATGGTTCCTCCATCCCTGCCGTGTTCAACTTTACCATTGCAGAACAGCCTG TGAGCAGCCGCAGCATGACCAAAGGGAGCGTGGCTGGCATCGTCATGGTGATCTTCCTGGTGGTATTCCTGGTGGTGGACGCCACCTGCTGCTACAGAAACCGCTGCGGCCTGCTCATGTCCATCGCTGTGAAAATCTTTGGTCAGAAAGTCCCAGGCCTCCAAATGCTTGAAGATGTAGAGGGAACCACTAATGG AGAAGTGAAGCTGAAGGGCATATCAACTCCAAGAGGCAGTGTGCAGCATGCGGTGGTTCAGACAAAGGACAAGGGGCTGCTCACAGAGATCACCTGCGACAAAGCCCCCCTTACCAAACACGA AAAAAACCTGCCAGGCAGAGACCTTCACACTGTTGATGCGTGA
- the ncam3 gene encoding neural cell adhesion molecule 1 isoform X1, with product MKNQSALTLKMALLLLLLHGTDAKMDIITSKQDVLVGEEILLLCKVLAGGEGDITWLKDGEEIDEDKVSKVDETSSKLVIKNTKMEDMGRYTCACEFENGHKDDIATQLFVYEGPSFGSTTTYHEFLEGTDGVVPCLATGQPAVDVHWLRDKEDISTNVGRRVRQMPDNTVFIEKVKREDAGTYLCQAQIRGRPIYKQLSVSVVVNAPPSVHLKEEVKKVMAGPETNVSLLCLVDGLPKPNITWTMPMMFDPSHHQFNSDRSQLTIKSVARADYGEYICTATNKIAESSATIMLHVYEAPEVFVSAEHQSVLVGKRVSVSCNVSGHPQPEQHWINKHNGRTLDSASGRVRVNDGVLVIDEIVPSDGGLYSCMAVSASGNASRDVAIHTQPGPPLYLSVSTGPTSVIFSLKTPPISGGTPITSFVLQWRQSATEQWKEITVPVSDPLAITTLKPYTLYTVRLAALNAVGVGQFSDTNTVQTQGIREPDSPVLSPDKMKVEGNSFYVPLEQFDDGGSPLLHFDVRYRQDKEKTEWKDMQLSSDADSVSLQDLSYGSDYRLEVSAVNANGSSIPAVFNFTIAEQPVSSRSMTKGSVAGIVMVIFLVVFLVVDATCCYRNRCGLLMSIAVKIFGQKVPGLQMLEDVEGTTNGEVKLKGISTPRGSVQHAVVQTKDKGLLTEITCDKAPLTKHEKNLPGRDLHTVDA from the exons ATGAAGAACCAATCAGCTCTCACCCTAAAGATGGccttgttgctgctgctgctgcacggCACAG ATGCAAAGATGGACATTATTACCAGTAAGCAAGATGTTTTGGTGGGAGAAGAGATCTTACTGTTGTGTAAAG TCCTAGCTGGGGGAGAGGGAGACATAACATGGCTTAAAGATGGGGAAGAAATCGATGAAGACAAGGTGTCAAAGGTGGATGAGACTTCCTCTAAATTAGTCATTAAGAACACTAAGATGGAGGATATGGGGAGATATACGTGTGCCTGTGAGTTCGAAAATGGACACAAAGATGACATTGCGACACAGCTGTTTGTTTATG AGGGTCCATCATTTGGAAGCACCACCACCTATCATGAGTTTCTGGAGGGCACAGATGGTGTGGTGCCATGCCTGGCGACTGGCCAGCCAGCGGTGGACGTGCACTGGCTCAGAGACAAAGAAGACATCTCAACAAATG TCGGAAGGCGTGTGCGTCAGATGCCTGATAACACAGTCTTCATTGAAAAAGTGAAGAGAGAGGATGCTGGGACATACTTGTGTCAGGCCCAAATCAGAGGAAGGCCCATCTATAAGCAACTCTCCGTCTCTGTTGTCGTCAATG ctcctccttCCGTGCATCTGAAAGAAgaagtgaaaaaagtgatggCTGGACCAGAAACCAACGTTTCCTTGCTGTGTTTGGTTGACGGTCTACCAAAACCCAACATCACCTGGACCAT GCCGATGATGTTTGACCCTTCACATCATCAGTTCAACTCAGACCGCAGCCAGTTGACTATAAAGTCTGTTGCCAGGGCCGACTACGGAGAGTACATCTGCACCGCCACCAACAAGATCGCTGAGAGCAGTGCTACCATTATGCTTCATGTTTATG AGGCCCCAGAGGTGTTTGTGTCAGCAGAGCATCAGAGTGTATTAGTGGGCAAGCGTGTATCTGTGTCATGTAACGTCTCTGGCCATCCTCAGCCTGAACAACACTGGATCAACAAGCACAATGGACGCACACTG GACTCTGCCTCTGGTCGCGTCCGTGTTAATGATGGTGTGTTGGTGATTGATGAGATAGTGCCCTCTGATGGCGGACTGTATTCCTGCATGGCTGTCAGCGCCTCTGGAAATGCATCAAGAGACGTTGCAATACACA CCCAGCCCGGTCCGCCACTCTACCTGTCAGTTTCCACTGGACCAACCTCAGTCATCTTCTCCCTTAAAACCCCTCCCATCAGTGGAGGGACACCAATCACTAGTTTTGTCCTGCAGTGGAGGCAAAGTGCCACAGAACAGTGGAAAGAGATTACAGTCCCAGTTTCAG atccCCTAGCTATCACCACCCTCAAGCCATACACGTTGTACACAGTACGATTGGCTGCCTTGAATGCAGTGGGAGTGGGACAGTTCTCAGACACAAACACCGTCCAAACCCAGGGAATAC GTGAACCAGACAGTCCAGTTTTGTCGCCGGATAAGATGAAAGTAGAGGGAAACTCTTTCTATGTCCCTCTTGAACAGTTTGATGATGGTGGATCTCCTCTGCTGCACTTCGACGTACGATACAGACAG GATAAAGAGAAGACTGAGTGGAAAGACATGCAGCTGTCGTCTGATGCTGACTCTGTCTCCCTTCAAGACCTGTCCTACGGATCAGACTATAGACTGGAAGTCTCAGCGGTCAACGCTAATGGTTCCTCCATCCCTGCCGTGTTCAACTTTACCATTGCAGAACAGCCTG TGAGCAGCCGCAGCATGACCAAAGGGAGCGTGGCTGGCATCGTCATGGTGATCTTCCTGGTGGTATTCCTGGTGGTGGACGCCACCTGCTGCTACAGAAACCGCTGCGGCCTGCTCATGTCCATCGCTGTGAAAATCTTTGGTCAGAAAGTCCCAGGCCTCCAAATGCTTGAAGATGTAGAGGGAACCACTAATGG AGAAGTGAAGCTGAAGGGCATATCAACTCCAAGAGGCAGTGTGCAGCATGCGGTGGTTCAGACAAAGGACAAGGGGCTGCTCACAGAGATCACCTGCGACAAAGCCCCCCTTACCAAACACGA AAAAAACCTGCCAGGCAGAGACCTTCACACTGTTGATGCGTGA